One segment of Pantoea sp. Lij88 DNA contains the following:
- the aroE gene encoding shikimate dehydrogenase, which yields MDQFAVFGNPISHSKSPLIHQAFAEQTSIEHRYGRICAPVDGFPQALSAFFEQGGRGANVTLPFKQQAWEFADQLSERAALSGAVNTVKKLSDGQMLGDNTDGIGLLSDLERLKMINAGDNVLLAGAGGAARGVILPLLSAGVTLTVVNRTAARAEELASLFGKSGPVRACRFEQLTDQHFDLIINATSSGVNGETPPLPAEVIHPDVRCYDMFYQSGLTPFLLWCQAQGTQHLADGLGMLVGQAAHAFYIWHGVMPEIAPVIAQLKQSMQP from the coding sequence ATGGATCAATTCGCCGTTTTCGGTAATCCGATCAGCCACAGTAAATCGCCGCTGATCCACCAGGCTTTCGCTGAGCAGACGAGTATTGAACATCGCTATGGCCGCATCTGTGCCCCGGTTGATGGTTTTCCCCAGGCACTCTCTGCCTTTTTCGAACAGGGAGGTCGTGGTGCCAACGTGACATTACCGTTTAAACAGCAGGCATGGGAATTTGCCGATCAGCTGAGTGAACGAGCTGCATTATCCGGCGCGGTTAACACGGTGAAAAAGCTCAGCGATGGGCAGATGCTGGGTGACAACACGGATGGAATTGGCCTGTTAAGCGATCTTGAACGGCTGAAGATGATCAACGCTGGCGATAATGTATTGCTGGCAGGGGCGGGCGGGGCCGCACGCGGTGTCATTCTGCCGTTGCTTTCAGCAGGTGTGACGCTGACCGTTGTCAATCGTACGGCCGCGCGTGCTGAAGAGCTGGCGAGCCTGTTTGGAAAGAGTGGTCCTGTCCGGGCATGTCGTTTTGAGCAGCTTACTGATCAGCACTTTGATCTCATCATCAATGCCACTTCAAGCGGTGTGAATGGAGAAACGCCTCCTTTACCTGCAGAAGTTATCCATCCTGATGTGCGCTGTTATGACATGTTTTACCAAAGCGGACTGACACCTTTCCTGCTCTGGTGTCAGGCGCAGGGCACTCAACATCTGGCCGATGGACTTGGGATGCTGGTGGGGCAGGCTGCTCATGCCTTCTATATATGGCACGGTGTGATGCCGGAAATCGCGCCGGTGATTGCTCAGCTTAAGCAGTCCATGCAGCCATGA
- a CDS encoding DUF1488 domain-containing protein, which translates to MNQAIQFPDEETYDAELNAVCFPVLVNGMRLNCAISRESLVSRFGEGEAMALFQHHRWDLEDEAEAAIRQDDVDAQGWIWLSPAR; encoded by the coding sequence ATGAATCAGGCGATACAGTTTCCTGATGAGGAAACCTATGACGCTGAACTGAATGCGGTCTGTTTTCCGGTGCTGGTTAACGGCATGCGGCTGAACTGTGCGATCAGCCGTGAGTCGCTGGTTTCACGTTTTGGTGAAGGGGAGGCGATGGCGCTGTTTCAGCACCATCGCTGGGATCTGGAAGATGAGGCCGAAGCGGCTATTCGTCAGGATGATGTGGATGCTCAGGGCTGGATCTGGTTATCCCCCGCCAGGTAA
- a CDS encoding gamma carbonic anhydrase family protein, with the protein MTSALRPYKDLFPQTGQRVMVDPSSVVVGDVIMEDDVSIWPLVAIRGDVNQVRIGARTNVQDGSVLHVTHKSASNPQGFPLIIGEDVTVGHKAMLHGCTIGDRVLVGMGSILLDGVIVEEEVMIGAGSLVPPGKRLESGYLYLGSPVKQIRPLNDSEKEGLRYSANNYVSWKDDYLAGDNQIQP; encoded by the coding sequence ATGACTTCCGCCTTACGCCCTTATAAAGATCTATTCCCGCAAACTGGCCAGCGCGTTATGGTCGATCCCAGCAGTGTCGTCGTTGGTGATGTGATTATGGAGGATGACGTGAGCATCTGGCCGCTGGTTGCGATCAGGGGTGACGTGAATCAGGTGCGGATTGGTGCCCGCACTAATGTGCAGGACGGCAGCGTTCTGCACGTCACACATAAGTCTGCATCTAATCCACAAGGCTTCCCGCTTATTATTGGCGAGGACGTCACGGTCGGACACAAAGCGATGCTGCACGGCTGCACCATTGGCGATCGCGTGCTGGTCGGAATGGGATCGATTCTGCTTGATGGTGTAATAGTAGAAGAAGAGGTGATGATTGGTGCCGGGAGTCTGGTGCCGCCAGGTAAAAGGCTGGAGAGCGGCTATCTCTATCTGGGTAGCCCGGTGAAGCAGATCAGGCCGCTGAATGACAGTGAGAAGGAAGGTTTACGTTATTCCGCTAATAACTATGTCAGCTGGAAAGATGATTACCTGGCGGGGGATAACCAGATCCAGCCCTGA
- a CDS encoding amino acid ABC transporter ATP-binding protein — protein MTDSMTHSSDALMISLENVNKWYGQFHVLKDINLQVKPRERIVLCGPSGSGKSTTIRCINHLEEHQQGRIVVDGIHLNDDVRNIERVRTEVGMVFQHFNLFPHLTVLQNCTLAPSWVRKIPKKEADELAMHYLERVRIAEHAHKFPGQLSGGQQQRVAIARSLCMKPKIMLFDEPTSALDPEMVKEVLDTMIGLAEDGMTMLCVTHEMGFARTVADRVIFMDRGEIVEVAPPQEFFANPKSERTRAFLSQVIH, from the coding sequence ATGACAGACTCTATGACACACTCTTCCGACGCGTTGATGATCTCCCTTGAGAACGTGAATAAATGGTACGGGCAGTTCCACGTACTGAAAGACATCAACCTGCAGGTTAAACCCCGTGAACGCATCGTACTCTGCGGACCTTCCGGTTCCGGCAAATCGACGACGATCCGCTGTATCAACCATCTGGAAGAGCATCAGCAGGGCCGCATTGTTGTTGACGGTATCCACCTTAACGATGACGTGCGTAACATTGAGCGTGTGCGCACCGAAGTCGGCATGGTATTCCAGCACTTTAATCTCTTCCCGCATCTGACTGTATTGCAGAACTGTACGCTGGCACCCTCGTGGGTGAGAAAGATCCCTAAGAAAGAAGCGGATGAACTGGCTATGCACTATCTGGAACGCGTGCGTATTGCTGAGCATGCGCATAAGTTTCCGGGTCAGCTCTCTGGCGGACAGCAGCAACGTGTCGCCATCGCCCGTTCACTCTGTATGAAACCTAAAATTATGCTGTTTGATGAGCCAACGTCAGCGCTGGATCCTGAGATGGTTAAAGAGGTGCTGGATACAATGATTGGCCTGGCTGAGGATGGGATGACCATGCTGTGCGTTACCCACGAGATGGGCTTTGCCCGAACCGTGGCTGACAGGGTGATCTTTATGGATCGGGGTGAGATCGTCGAAGTTGCGCCACCGCAGGAGTTCTTTGCTAATCCTAAATCGGAGCGCACCCGGGCATTTTTATCGCAGGTTATTCACTGA
- a CDS encoding amino acid ABC transporter permease: MSVTTHETPPVPTTPVSRAWLWARKNLFSSWFNTLLTLFCIWVIWHVIPPALNWLVFQANWIGTTRADCTKEGACWVFIHARFGQFMYGLYPHELRWRINLALVIGLLSIVPMFLKSLPYRGRYIAAWAIIYPVIVWFLLYGGYLGLERVETRQWGGLTLTLIIASVGIAGALPLGILLALGRRSRMPVVRTLSIIFIEFWRGVPLITVLFMSSVMLPLFMSEGTNIDKLVRALVGVILFQSAYVAEVVRGGLQALPKGQYEAAESLALGYWKTQMLVILPQALKLTIPGLVNTIIALFKDTSLVIIIGLFDLFSSVQQATVDPAWLGMSTEGYVFAALVYWIFCFSMSRYSQYLEKRFHTGRTSH, from the coding sequence ATGTCTGTGACTACGCATGAAACGCCCCCCGTCCCGACGACTCCTGTCAGTCGCGCCTGGCTTTGGGCTCGTAAAAATCTGTTTTCCAGCTGGTTTAACACGTTACTGACGTTGTTCTGCATCTGGGTAATCTGGCACGTCATTCCGCCCGCGCTGAACTGGCTGGTCTTTCAGGCAAACTGGATTGGCACCACGCGCGCCGATTGCACCAAAGAAGGCGCCTGTTGGGTCTTTATCCATGCGCGTTTCGGCCAGTTCATGTATGGACTCTATCCGCATGAGCTGCGCTGGCGTATTAACCTGGCGCTGGTGATTGGCCTGCTGTCGATTGTGCCGATGTTCCTTAAGAGCCTGCCGTACCGGGGTCGCTACATTGCGGCCTGGGCCATCATCTATCCGGTGATTGTCTGGTTCCTGCTCTATGGCGGCTACCTGGGACTGGAGCGTGTCGAAACACGTCAGTGGGGTGGATTAACGCTGACGCTGATTATCGCGTCGGTCGGTATTGCCGGTGCGCTGCCGCTGGGTATTTTGCTGGCGCTTGGCCGTCGCTCACGTATGCCGGTGGTACGTACGCTGTCGATTATCTTTATCGAGTTCTGGCGAGGCGTGCCGCTGATTACCGTGCTGTTTATGTCATCCGTGATGCTGCCGCTGTTTATGTCTGAAGGCACTAACATCGACAAACTGGTGCGCGCACTGGTGGGCGTCATTCTGTTCCAGTCTGCCTATGTGGCCGAGGTGGTTCGTGGTGGCCTGCAGGCACTGCCGAAAGGTCAGTATGAAGCGGCCGAGTCTCTGGCGCTGGGCTACTGGAAGACGCAGATGCTTGTAATCCTGCCGCAGGCGCTGAAGCTCACCATTCCCGGCCTGGTTAACACCATCATTGCACTGTTCAAAGATACCAGTCTGGTCATCATCATTGGTCTTTTCGATCTGTTCAGCAGCGTCCAGCAGGCAACGGTCGATCCGGCCTGGCTGGGTATGTCGACTGAAGGTTATGTCTTTGCTGCACTGGTCTATTGGATCTTCTGTTTTAGCATGTCGCGCTACAGCCAGTATCTGGAAAAGCGCTTTCACACCGGGCGTACATCGCACTGA
- a CDS encoding amino acid ABC transporter permease produces the protein MSQRPTVKRDFSFGNPTVRAWIYQLIAVVAVLGVVGYLVHNTIINLANRGITSGFGFLERTAGFGIVQHLIEYTEGDTYARVFLVGLTNTLLVSALCIVFASILGFAVGLARLSDNWLLRKLSNIYIETFRNIPPLLQIFFWYFAVLRNLPGPRQALNAFDLAYVSNRGLYVPWPTYAPGSWPFVIAVLLAAAVSYGLYRFNRQHQLKTGELRRTWPAAIGMLILFPLLAHLGFGAAMHWDVPQLHGFNFRGGSVMIPELAALTLALSIYTSSFIAEVIRSGIQSVPHGQHEAARSLGLPNPVTLRQVIIPQAMRVIIPPLTSQYLNIVKNSSLAAAIGYPDMVSLFAGSVLNQTGQAIETIAITMGVYLIISLLISMLMNFYNRKIALVER, from the coding sequence ATGTCACAACGCCCAACCGTGAAAAGGGATTTTTCATTTGGTAATCCCACGGTTCGCGCCTGGATTTATCAGCTCATAGCCGTCGTCGCTGTGCTTGGTGTGGTGGGTTATCTGGTGCACAACACCATTATCAACCTTGCCAATCGCGGCATTACATCGGGGTTTGGATTTCTTGAACGTACGGCCGGTTTCGGCATCGTTCAGCATCTTATCGAGTACACAGAAGGAGATACCTACGCGCGCGTGTTTCTGGTCGGATTAACCAACACGCTGCTGGTCTCTGCACTCTGTATTGTTTTCGCGTCGATTCTCGGATTCGCGGTCGGTCTTGCCCGCCTTTCTGATAACTGGCTGCTGCGCAAGCTCTCGAATATCTATATCGAAACCTTCCGTAATATCCCGCCCCTGCTTCAAATTTTCTTCTGGTACTTCGCAGTATTACGCAATCTGCCGGGCCCCCGTCAGGCGCTGAATGCATTCGATCTGGCTTATGTCAGCAATCGCGGGCTCTATGTTCCGTGGCCGACCTATGCACCGGGCAGCTGGCCGTTTGTGATCGCGGTGCTTCTGGCCGCGGCGGTGAGCTATGGACTGTACCGCTTTAACCGCCAGCACCAGCTGAAAACCGGTGAGTTACGTCGCACCTGGCCCGCTGCCATTGGGATGCTGATTCTGTTTCCTTTGCTGGCGCATCTTGGGTTTGGCGCAGCCATGCACTGGGATGTGCCACAACTGCATGGATTCAACTTCCGGGGCGGCTCGGTGATGATACCGGAGCTGGCAGCACTGACGCTGGCACTGTCTATCTACACCTCGTCGTTTATTGCTGAAGTGATCCGTTCCGGGATTCAGTCGGTGCCGCATGGTCAGCACGAAGCCGCACGATCGCTGGGTCTGCCTAATCCGGTTACGCTGCGTCAGGTCATTATTCCTCAGGCCATGCGCGTCATTATTCCGCCGCTGACCAGCCAGTATCTTAACATCGTGAAGAACTCCTCACTGGCCGCCGCTATCGGTTATCCCGATATGGTGTCGCTGTTTGCCGGGTCGGTACTGAATCAGACCGGTCAGGCGATTGAGACGATTGCGATCACGATGGGCGTTTACCTGATTATCAGTCTGCTGATATCGATGCTTATGAACTTCTACAACCGCAAAATTGCGCTTGTTGAGCGTTAA
- a CDS encoding amino acid ABC transporter substrate-binding protein, with protein MKKMMLSTLIAAASLVGIAQQAHAGTTLDAIKKKGFVQCGISDGLPGFSYADAGGKFTGIDVDVCRATAAAVFGDATKVKYTPLTAKERFTALQSGEVDVLSRNTTWTSSRDGGMGFLFAGVNYYDGIGFLTHQKAGLKSAKELDGATVCIQAGTDTELNVADFFKANKMQYTPVTFDRSDESAKALDSGRCDTLASDQSQLYALRIKLGKPDEFIVLPEVISKEPLGPLVRRGDDDWFTIVKWSLYAMLNAEEMGINSKNVDQMTAKPTNPDMAHFLGAEGDFGKDLKLDNKWAYNIVKQVGNYQESFDRNVGKDSALKIARGQNALWNQGGIQYAPPVR; from the coding sequence ATGAAAAAGATGATGCTCTCTACGCTGATCGCTGCCGCCTCGCTGGTTGGTATTGCACAGCAAGCACACGCAGGCACCACACTGGATGCGATAAAGAAAAAAGGTTTTGTTCAATGTGGTATCAGTGATGGCCTGCCGGGCTTCTCCTATGCAGATGCTGGCGGCAAGTTTACCGGTATCGATGTGGATGTGTGTCGTGCGACGGCTGCGGCTGTGTTTGGCGATGCGACCAAAGTGAAATATACCCCGCTGACTGCGAAAGAGCGTTTTACCGCCCTGCAGTCAGGCGAAGTGGATGTGCTTTCACGTAATACCACCTGGACCTCATCGCGCGATGGCGGCATGGGCTTCCTGTTTGCGGGCGTGAACTATTACGACGGTATCGGCTTCCTGACTCACCAGAAAGCCGGCCTGAAAAGTGCGAAAGAGCTGGATGGCGCGACGGTCTGTATCCAGGCGGGTACCGATACCGAGCTGAACGTGGCGGACTTTTTCAAAGCCAACAAAATGCAATACACGCCGGTGACCTTTGACCGTTCTGATGAATCTGCTAAGGCGCTGGATAGCGGCCGCTGCGATACGCTGGCATCTGACCAGTCTCAGCTCTACGCACTGCGCATTAAGCTCGGCAAACCTGACGAGTTTATCGTCCTGCCAGAAGTCATCTCCAAAGAGCCGCTGGGACCGCTGGTGCGTCGTGGTGATGATGACTGGTTCACCATCGTTAAATGGTCGCTCTACGCCATGCTGAATGCGGAAGAGATGGGGATCAACTCGAAGAACGTTGACCAGATGACAGCCAAGCCAACCAATCCAGACATGGCACACTTCCTGGGTGCTGAAGGTGATTTTGGTAAAGATCTGAAGCTGGATAACAAGTGGGCCTACAACATCGTCAAGCAGGTAGGTAACTATCAGGAAAGCTTTGACCGTAACGTCGGTAAAGACAGCGCACTGAAAATCGCACGCGGTCAGAATGCGTTGTGGAACCAGGGCGGGATTCAGTACGCACCACCGGTACGTTAA
- the fis gene encoding DNA-binding transcriptional regulator Fis, translating to MFEQRVNSDVLTVSTVNSQDQVTQKPLRDSVKQALKNYFAQLNGQDVSDLYELVLAEVEQPLLDMVMQYTRGNQTRAALMMGINRGTLRKKLKKYGMN from the coding sequence ATGTTCGAACAACGCGTAAATTCTGACGTACTGACCGTTTCTACCGTTAACTCACAGGATCAGGTAACTCAAAAACCTTTGCGTGATTCGGTTAAACAGGCACTGAAGAACTATTTTGCTCAACTGAATGGTCAGGATGTGAGCGACCTGTATGAGCTGGTTTTGGCTGAAGTCGAGCAGCCTCTGTTGGACATGGTGATGCAGTATACCCGTGGCAACCAGACCCGTGCTGCCCTGATGATGGGTATCAACCGCGGTACGCTGCGTAAGAAATTGAAAAAATACGGCATGAACTGA
- the dusB gene encoding tRNA dihydrouridine synthase DusB — MRIGNLQLRNRLIAAPMAGITDRPFRALCHEMGAGMAVSEMLSSNPEVWASDKSRLRMVHSDEPGIRAVQIAGCDPSEMAQAARINVEAGAQVIDINMGCPAKKVNRKMAGSALLQYPTVVESILSAVVNAVNVPVTLKIRTGWDPENRNCVAIAQLAERCGIQALTIHGRTRACLFNGEAEYDSIRTVKQSVSIPIIANGDITDPHKARAVLDYTGADALMIGRAAQGRPWIFREIQHYLDTGELLAPLPMAEVKRLLVSHIRELHDFYGSGKGYRIARKHVSWYLQEHAPNDQFRRTFNAIEDASEQLEALEAYFENLA, encoded by the coding sequence ATGCGTATTGGAAACCTCCAGCTGAGAAATCGACTGATTGCAGCACCGATGGCCGGTATTACCGACAGGCCGTTCAGGGCGCTGTGTCACGAAATGGGTGCAGGCATGGCAGTTTCTGAGATGTTGTCTTCTAACCCGGAAGTGTGGGCTAGCGACAAATCCCGATTACGTATGGTTCACAGTGATGAGCCAGGTATTCGCGCCGTGCAAATTGCCGGTTGCGATCCCAGTGAAATGGCGCAAGCTGCACGCATTAATGTTGAGGCTGGTGCACAGGTCATCGACATTAATATGGGATGCCCTGCCAAGAAGGTTAACCGCAAGATGGCGGGTTCAGCCTTGCTGCAATATCCCACCGTGGTGGAGTCCATTCTCTCCGCAGTGGTTAATGCAGTGAATGTGCCGGTTACGCTGAAAATTCGTACTGGCTGGGATCCTGAAAACAGGAACTGTGTCGCGATTGCCCAATTGGCTGAACGCTGCGGTATACAGGCTCTGACGATACATGGTCGCACTCGTGCCTGCCTGTTCAACGGAGAAGCTGAATATGACAGCATTCGGACAGTTAAGCAGAGTGTCTCCATTCCGATTATCGCGAATGGAGACATAACTGACCCGCATAAAGCCAGAGCGGTGCTCGACTATACAGGGGCCGATGCTCTGATGATAGGACGCGCTGCTCAGGGAAGACCGTGGATCTTCCGGGAAATCCAGCATTATCTGGACACTGGGGAGTTGCTTGCCCCGCTGCCGATGGCAGAGGTCAAGCGCTTGCTTGTTTCGCATATACGTGAGCTGCACGACTTTTACGGTTCAGGCAAGGGATACCGTATAGCGCGAAAGCACGTCTCCTGGTATCTGCAGGAGCACGCCCCGAATGACCAGTTTCGGCGCACATTCAACGCCATTGAGGATGCCAGCGAACAGCTGGAGGCGTTGGAGGCATACTTCGAAAATCTTGCGTAA
- the prmA gene encoding 50S ribosomal protein L11 methyltransferase — MPWIQIKINSSGAHAETLSDALMDIGAVSVTFQDTNDTPVYEPLPGETRLWGDTDVIGLFDAETDMAVITAELEQHPLLGTGFRHRIEQIEDKDWEREWMENFHPMRFGERLWICPSWRDVPDPDAVNVMLDPGLAFGTGTHPTTSLCLTWLDGLDLEGKTVIDFGCGSGILAIAALKLGASQAIGIDIDPQAIQASRDNAERNGVSDRLSLYLPHQQPDNLQADVVVANILAGPLRELAPLISVLPKSGGHLGLSGVLESQAESVCEAYVNEFTLDPVAVKEEWCRITGIKS, encoded by the coding sequence ATGCCGTGGATTCAAATCAAAATTAACAGCTCAGGTGCACACGCGGAGACGCTGAGCGATGCGCTGATGGACATCGGTGCGGTTTCAGTGACTTTTCAGGATACCAACGACACGCCGGTGTATGAGCCGCTGCCAGGTGAAACGCGCCTGTGGGGCGATACCGATGTTATCGGCCTGTTCGATGCCGAAACTGACATGGCCGTCATTACCGCCGAACTGGAACAGCATCCGCTGCTGGGCACCGGTTTTCGTCACCGGATCGAACAGATCGAAGATAAAGACTGGGAGCGCGAATGGATGGAAAACTTCCACCCGATGCGCTTCGGCGAGCGTCTCTGGATCTGCCCAAGCTGGCGTGACGTGCCGGATCCGGATGCCGTCAACGTGATGCTCGATCCGGGCCTGGCATTCGGCACCGGCACCCATCCCACCACCTCGCTCTGCCTGACCTGGCTTGATGGCCTGGATCTGGAAGGCAAAACGGTGATCGATTTTGGCTGTGGCTCCGGGATCCTGGCGATCGCCGCACTGAAGCTGGGTGCGTCTCAGGCGATTGGTATTGATATCGATCCGCAGGCCATTCAGGCCAGCCGGGATAATGCTGAGCGCAACGGCGTCTCGGATCGCCTGTCGCTCTACCTGCCCCACCAGCAACCCGACAATCTGCAGGCCGATGTGGTGGTCGCCAATATTCTGGCCGGCCCACTACGTGAACTGGCCCCGCTGATCAGCGTGCTGCCGAAGTCTGGCGGCCATCTGGGCCTGTCGGGCGTGTTAGAGAGCCAGGCGGAGAGCGTCTGCGAAGCGTATGTTAATGAGTTCACGCTTGACCCGGTGGCGGTGAAAGAGGAGTGGTGCCGGATTACCGGGATTAAATCCTGA
- the panF gene encoding sodium/pantothenate symporter, whose protein sequence is MNSEIILPLLIYLVVIAALSVFAVRKRREGSFLTEYFLGSRSMGGFVLAMTLTTTYISASSFIGGPGAAYKYGLGWVLLAMVQVPAVWLSLGVLGKKFAILARKHNAVTLNDMLYARYQSPLLIWLASLSLLIAFIGAMTVQFIGGARLLETAAGIPYDTGLLIFGGTIALYTAFGGFRASVLNDAMQGIVMLIGTFLLLFAVIHQAGGLSTAVQKLHDIDPALLSPQGPGEIITPTFLSSFVVLVCFGVIGLPHTAVRCISYKDSKAVHRAIILGTIVVVILMLGMHLAGALGRAVLPNLTVPDSVIPTLMITVLPPLAAGLFLAAPMAAIMSTINAQLLQASATLIKDLYLRVAPQQLENETRLRLLSGTITFALGILLLIAAWNPPDMIIWLNLLAFGGLEAVFLWPLVLGLYWERANAAGAITGMVVGGGCYAFMASLNLQLLGFHPIVPSLLLSLLAFLVGNLFGRAPQAVDAPQH, encoded by the coding sequence GTGAACAGTGAAATTATCCTGCCGTTACTGATTTATCTGGTCGTGATTGCCGCGCTGTCGGTCTTTGCGGTCCGTAAAAGGCGTGAAGGCAGTTTCCTGACTGAATACTTCCTTGGCAGCCGCTCGATGGGCGGGTTTGTGCTGGCGATGACGCTCACCACGACCTATATCAGCGCCAGCTCCTTTATTGGCGGTCCCGGTGCCGCCTACAAATATGGGCTGGGATGGGTATTGCTGGCGATGGTGCAGGTGCCTGCCGTCTGGCTCTCGCTGGGCGTGCTGGGGAAAAAGTTTGCCATTCTGGCGCGTAAACATAATGCGGTGACGCTGAATGACATGCTCTATGCCCGTTATCAGAGCCCGCTACTGATCTGGCTGGCGAGTCTGAGCCTGCTGATTGCCTTTATCGGTGCCATGACAGTGCAGTTTATTGGCGGTGCGCGGCTGCTCGAAACCGCCGCAGGCATTCCGTATGACACGGGTCTGCTGATTTTTGGCGGCACTATCGCGCTCTATACCGCTTTCGGCGGATTCCGTGCCAGCGTGCTCAATGACGCGATGCAGGGCATCGTGATGCTGATTGGTACCTTCCTGCTGCTGTTCGCAGTGATCCATCAGGCTGGCGGCCTCAGCACGGCCGTGCAGAAACTGCATGACATTGATCCTGCTTTGCTATCCCCTCAGGGGCCGGGCGAGATTATTACACCGACCTTCCTCAGCTCGTTTGTCGTGCTGGTCTGCTTTGGGGTGATTGGCCTGCCGCATACTGCGGTGCGCTGTATCTCCTATAAAGACAGCAAGGCCGTCCATCGGGCCATTATTCTGGGCACCATTGTGGTGGTAATCCTGATGCTGGGCATGCATCTGGCCGGCGCGCTGGGCCGGGCGGTGCTGCCGAATCTGACGGTGCCGGATAGTGTCATACCGACGCTGATGATTACGGTTCTGCCCCCGTTAGCAGCCGGACTGTTTCTGGCAGCGCCGATGGCTGCGATCATGTCGACCATTAATGCTCAACTGTTACAGGCTTCGGCTACGCTGATCAAAGATCTCTATCTGCGCGTCGCCCCGCAACAGCTGGAAAATGAGACGCGGCTGCGGCTGTTATCTGGCACCATTACCTTCGCACTGGGTATCCTGCTGCTGATAGCGGCATGGAATCCGCCCGATATGATTATCTGGCTCAACCTGCTGGCGTTTGGCGGCCTTGAGGCGGTTTTCCTCTGGCCGCTGGTACTGGGCCTCTACTGGGAACGCGCCAATGCCGCAGGGGCCATCACTGGCATGGTGGTGGGGGGAGGCTGTTACGCTTTTATGGCGAGCCTTAACCTGCAGCTTCTGGGTTTTCACCCCATCGTGCCTTCACTGCTTTTAAGCCTGCTGGCATTTTTAGTGGGCAACCTGTTTGGACGCGCGCCGCAAGCGGTCGACGCGCCGCAACACTGA
- a CDS encoding YhdT family protein, producing MDARFIQAHKEARWSLYLTLLWLAAWGLSAWLGGSEIGFTGLPRWFELSCLFAPLLFIFLCWMMVRVIFRDMPLEDKSEQ from the coding sequence ATGGACGCTCGTTTTATACAGGCTCATAAAGAGGCGCGCTGGTCGCTCTATCTCACCCTGCTCTGGCTCGCTGCCTGGGGGCTCTCCGCCTGGCTGGGTGGCAGCGAAATCGGGTTCACCGGTCTGCCGCGCTGGTTTGAACTCTCCTGTCTGTTTGCTCCCCTGTTGTTCATTTTCCTGTGCTGGATGATGGTGCGGGTCATTTTCCGCGACATGCCGCTGGAGGATAAAAGTGAACAGTGA